In Drosophila simulans strain w501 chromosome X, Prin_Dsim_3.1, whole genome shotgun sequence, one DNA window encodes the following:
- the LOC6725788 gene encoding LIM domain kinase 1 isoform X2: MHHQQRLRANGGRGGTGLAAGSGPVSGGHSPLCAHCRGQLLPHPEEPIVMALGQQWHCDCFRCSVCEGHLHNWYFEREGLLYCREDYYGRFGDACQQCMAVITGPVMVAGEHKFHPECFCCTACGSFIGEGESYALVERSKLYCGQCYGKRSCQPADAKARITTAGKPMHSIRLVEIPKDATPGLRVDGVALDDGCPTVRITEIDVNLTNLHIGDRILEVNGTPVSDSSVEQIDKLIRSNEKMLQLTVEHDPVQVCRSCSQADIQRAMSASTLILPLSTSASSVEVGRERLYKTPGEQGTKARKLRQVTNASTTIPPAAGATAMTQLKEKERCSSLSKLLDEQHQAQQHSAHPQLYDLSRTQSCRVVQKPQRIFRASDLVIGEKLGEGFFGKVFKVTHRQSGEVMVLKELHRADEEAQRNFIKEVAVLRLLDHRHVLKFIGVLYKDKKLHMVTEYVAGGCLKELIHDPAHVLPWPQRVCLARDIACGMSYLHSMNIIHRDLNSMNCLVREDRSVIVADFGLARSVDAPRLPSGNMTPCGYGSGANSDVPMSPSGTLRRSKSRQRRQRYTVVGNPYWMAPEMMKGLKYDEKVDVFSFGIMLCEIIGRVEADPDFMPRNSDFSLNQQEFREKFCAQCPEPFVKVAFVCCDLNPDLRPCFETLHVWLLRLADDLAADRVPPERLLHEIETFHEWYASSEDALSPTSQRSLNNLDELVKSAVDSEISPVEKEKENLVIKPQDIPKSPHLGKDFSPSGERLRDSMRARRRQRFLGAQEERRNLTPDTESKERALKKALKKCRPFGERGYLVDLRAGAELQLEDVRDLNTYSDVDSSCDTSLNYHDVNNLPAAQEDENAGKPGKAELLDESTNKPSNQESQHHRLAIDDMRTRLNQCRSKFEHLEEASRRNFNQSQHSMKNFFKTPPVALKMFQRLEHEAAALNGGNNCPPPPPRTQRINQTPIFGRKNPPVAIVGQKLQHAESLEDLASSGVAKQLATPAPKRSKATATTKGGQISNSSIANPPLFLPPSLNISVTLNSNGNVTTTTNTTSSCPPSASDWLPKKHKLTLPLPSVQQQRTSSNLRQSLGNSKGKTLKPLPSRTGTQGIPPSNCVSPTRSTRPGSPSKHLAQRHTAATAQRLTNAAATHQQQHQQQSSKTTRLNILSPEKVHRLGARLTDQKQKMREEAAATASSVGGAGCAAGTATGSLNGHRTIGSSGTPNSAVGERRRRAAPPPPVRTHFNTRC, from the exons ATGCATCATCAGCAGCGCCTGCGGGCAAATGGCGGACGAGGAGGCACTGGATTGGCCGCGGGATCTGGACCGGTGTCCGGAGGACACTCACCATTGTGCGCCCATTGTCGGGGTCAACTACTGCCACATCCAGAGGAGCCCATCGTGATGGCTCTCGGCCAGCAATGGCACTGCGATTGCTTTCGCTGCTCCGTTTGCGAGGGCCATCTGCACAACTGGTACTTCGAGCGGGAGGGCTTACTGTACTGCCGGGAGGATTACTACGGCCGGTTCGGCGATGCCTGTCAGCAGTGTATGGCCGTTATCACCGGACCCGTCATGGTCGCCGGCGAGCACAAATTCCATCCGGAGTGCTTCTGCTGCACGGCATGCGGCTCCTTCATCGGCGAGGGCGAATCGTACGCCCTTGTCGAACGTTCGAAGCTCTACTGTGGCCAGTGCTATGGCAAACGTTCCTGCCAGCCGGCGGATGCCAAGGCGCGGATCACGACGGCCGGCAAGCCGATGCACTCCATCCGGCTGGTCGAGATACCCAAGGACGCCACGCCCGGCCTGAGGGTCGACGGAGTGGCCCTCGACGATGGCTGTCCCACGGTTCGCATTACAGA AATTGATGTGAATCTTACGAATCTGCATATTGGAGATAGGATATTGGAGGTAAACGGCACACCTGTTAGTGATTCGTCCGTGGAGCAGATCGACAAATTGATACGGAGTAATGAGAAGATGCTTCAGCTGACCGTGGAGCATGATCCGGTGCAAGTGTGCCGCTCCTGCAGTCAAGCGGACATCCAGCGGGCCATGTCGGCGTCCACGTTAATCCTGCCGCTCAGCACATCGGCCTCCAGTGTCGAGGTGGGCAGGGAGCGACTGTACAAGACACCCGGCGAACAGGGCACCAAGGCCAGGAAACTGCGACAAGTTACCAACGCCTCTACGACAATACCACCGGCAGCTGGAGCAACCGCAATGACGCAACTAAAGGAGAAGGAGCGCTGTTCCAGTCTGTCCAAGTTGCTGGATGAACAGCATCAGGCACAACAGCACTCGGCGCATCCCCAGCTCTATGATCTGTCCAGGACGCAATCCTGCCGTGTCGTCCAAAAGCCACAACGAATCTTTCGTGCTTCTGATCTGGTTATAGGAGAGAAGCTAGGCGAGGGCTTCTTTGGCAAGGTTTTTAAGGTGACCCACCGTCAGAGTGGCGAGGTGATGGTCCTCAAAGAACTGCATCGCGCGGATGAGGAGGCCCAGAGGAACTTCATCAAGGAAGTGGCCGTTCTCCGCTTGCTGGACCATCGGCATGTGCTCAAGTTCATTGGTGTTCTGTACAAGGATAAGAAACTGCACATGGTCACGGAGTACGTGGCCGGTGGTTGTCTCAAGGAGCTGATCCACGATCCAGCCCACGTACTCCCTTGGCCCCAGCGCGTCTGCTTGGCCAGGGATATTGCGTGCGGCATGAGCTATCTGCACTCGATGAACATCATCCATCGCGATTTGAATTCAATGAATTGCCTGGTGCGTGAGGATCGGTCGGTCATAGTGGCGGATTTTGGACTAGCTCGCAGTGTGGATGCGCCGCGGCTGCCAAGTGGCAATATGACACCATGCGGCTATGGATCAGGCGCTAACAGCGATGTGCCCATGTCACCGAGTGGAACTCTCAGGCGCAGCAAGAGCAGGCAGCGAAGGCAACGTTACACGGTGGTCGGGAATCCCTACTGGATGGCACCCGAGATGATGAAGGGTCTCAAATACGACGAGAAGGTGGACGTCTTCTCCTTTGGCATTATGTTGTGTGAG ATCATTGGACGCGTGGAAGCCGATCCGGATTTTATGCCCCGCAATTCGGACTTCAGTCTCAATCAGCAGGAGTTTCGCGAGAAATTCTGCGCCCAGTGCCCAGAGCCTTTCGTTAAAGTGGCCTTCGTGTGCTGTGATCTTAATCCCGATCTGCGTCCGTGTTTCGAAACTCTGCACGTTTGGCTGCTGCGTCTCGCCGATGATCTGGCCGCCGATCGTGTGCCGCCAGAGCGTCTGCTGCACGAGATTGAGACCTTTCATGAATGGTACGCCAGCTCTGAGGACGCCTTGTCACCCACCTCCCAGCGCAGCTTAAATAACCTCGATGAGTTGGTCAAGAGTGCGGTGGATTCGGAAATTTCGCCCGTcgaaaaggagaaggagaacCTTGTGATTAAGCCCCAGGACATACCGAAATCTCCGCATCTCGGCAAGGATTTCTCGCCCAGCGGCGAAAGACTGCGGGACAGTATGCGAGCCAGGCGTCGCCAGCGTTTCTTGGGCGCCCAGGAGGAGCGTCGTAATCTCACGCCCGACACGGAGTCCAAGGAAAGGGCTTTGAAGAAGGCGCTGAAGAAATGTCGTCCGTTTGGCGAAAGAGGTTACCTGGTGGATCTGCGTGCCGGTGCCGAATTGCAGCTAGAGGATGTAAGGGATCTGAACACCTATTCCGATGTGGACTCCAGTTGCGATACTAGCTTAAATTACCATGATGTAAATAATTTGCCAGCAGCGCAAGAGGATGAGAATGCGGGGAAACCGGGCAAGGCGGAACTGCTGGATGAGAGCACAAATAAGCCGAGCAACCAGGAGTCCCAGCACCATCGCCTGGCCATCGATGATATGCGCACCCGCCTGAATCAGTGCCGCAGCAAATTCGAGCATTTGGAGGAGGCTAGTCGGCGGAACTTCAACCAGTCGCAGCACTCCATGAAGAACTTCTTCAAAACCCCACCGGTGGCCCTTAAGATGTTTCAGCGCCTGGAGCACGAGGCTGCTGCCCTGAATGGTGGCAACAAttgcccaccgccaccacctcgTACGCAGCGCATCAATCAGACGCCCATTTTCGGTCGAAAGAATCCGCCAGTGGCAATCGTGGGGCAAAAGTTACAGCATGCTGAGTCTCTAGAGGATCTGGCCTCCAGCGGAGTTGCCAAACAGCTGGCCACACCAGCACCCAAACGTAGCAAAGCCACAGCAACGACGAAAGGCGGCCAGATCAGCAATAGCAGCATTGCCAATCCGCCACTTTTCCTGCCGCCCAGCCTCAACATTAGTGTCACATTAAATAGCAATGGAAATGTGACCACCACGACCAATACCACTAGTAGTTGTCCACCATCCGCATCAGACTGGCTGCCGAAGAAGCACAAGCTAACGCTGCCACTTCCGTCGGTCCAACAGCAGCGAACGAGCAGCAATCTTCGCCAGTCATTGGGCAATAGCAAAGGGAAGACACTGAAGCCACTGCCCAGTCGTACGGGCACTCAAGGCATCCCCCCAAGCAATTGCGTCTCGCCGACGAGGAGCACCAGACCCGGATCACCAAGCAAGCATCTGGCCCAGAGGCACACCGCCGCCACGGCCCAGCGACTGACAAATG CGGCCGCcacccaccagcagcagcatcagcagcaatcCTCGAAGACGACGCGTCTGAATATCCTGAGTCCGGAAAAGGTGCATCGCCTGGGCGCCCGACTCACCGATCAGAAGCAGAAAATGCGCGAGGAGGCCGCGGCGACGGCCTCGTCCGTCGGAGGAGCCGGATGTGCGGCAGGAACAGCGACGGGAAGCTTAAATGGTCATCGAACCATCGGATCCTCCGGCACGCCAAATTCGGCGGTCGGTGAACGTAGGAGGCGAGCAGCTCCACCGCCGCCAGTTCGCACGCATTTCAATACGCGTTGCTAG
- the LOC6725788 gene encoding LIM domain kinase 1 isoform X1, with protein MHHQQRLRANGGRGGTGLAAGSGPVSGGHSPLCAHCRGQLLPHPEEPIVMALGQQWHCDCFRCSVCEGHLHNWYFEREGLLYCREDYYGRFGDACQQCMAVITGPVMVAGEHKFHPECFCCTACGSFIGEGESYALVERSKLYCGQCYGKRSCQPADAKARITTAGKPMHSIRLVEIPKDATPGLRVDGVALDDGCPTVRITDLFCNFFLWLTSMAEQCCGAPYRIDVNLTNLHIGDRILEVNGTPVSDSSVEQIDKLIRSNEKMLQLTVEHDPVQVCRSCSQADIQRAMSASTLILPLSTSASSVEVGRERLYKTPGEQGTKARKLRQVTNASTTIPPAAGATAMTQLKEKERCSSLSKLLDEQHQAQQHSAHPQLYDLSRTQSCRVVQKPQRIFRASDLVIGEKLGEGFFGKVFKVTHRQSGEVMVLKELHRADEEAQRNFIKEVAVLRLLDHRHVLKFIGVLYKDKKLHMVTEYVAGGCLKELIHDPAHVLPWPQRVCLARDIACGMSYLHSMNIIHRDLNSMNCLVREDRSVIVADFGLARSVDAPRLPSGNMTPCGYGSGANSDVPMSPSGTLRRSKSRQRRQRYTVVGNPYWMAPEMMKGLKYDEKVDVFSFGIMLCEIIGRVEADPDFMPRNSDFSLNQQEFREKFCAQCPEPFVKVAFVCCDLNPDLRPCFETLHVWLLRLADDLAADRVPPERLLHEIETFHEWYASSEDALSPTSQRSLNNLDELVKSAVDSEISPVEKEKENLVIKPQDIPKSPHLGKDFSPSGERLRDSMRARRRQRFLGAQEERRNLTPDTESKERALKKALKKCRPFGERGYLVDLRAGAELQLEDVRDLNTYSDVDSSCDTSLNYHDVNNLPAAQEDENAGKPGKAELLDESTNKPSNQESQHHRLAIDDMRTRLNQCRSKFEHLEEASRRNFNQSQHSMKNFFKTPPVALKMFQRLEHEAAALNGGNNCPPPPPRTQRINQTPIFGRKNPPVAIVGQKLQHAESLEDLASSGVAKQLATPAPKRSKATATTKGGQISNSSIANPPLFLPPSLNISVTLNSNGNVTTTTNTTSSCPPSASDWLPKKHKLTLPLPSVQQQRTSSNLRQSLGNSKGKTLKPLPSRTGTQGIPPSNCVSPTRSTRPGSPSKHLAQRHTAATAQRLTNAAATHQQQHQQQSSKTTRLNILSPEKVHRLGARLTDQKQKMREEAAATASSVGGAGCAAGTATGSLNGHRTIGSSGTPNSAVGERRRRAAPPPPVRTHFNTRC; from the exons ATGCATCATCAGCAGCGCCTGCGGGCAAATGGCGGACGAGGAGGCACTGGATTGGCCGCGGGATCTGGACCGGTGTCCGGAGGACACTCACCATTGTGCGCCCATTGTCGGGGTCAACTACTGCCACATCCAGAGGAGCCCATCGTGATGGCTCTCGGCCAGCAATGGCACTGCGATTGCTTTCGCTGCTCCGTTTGCGAGGGCCATCTGCACAACTGGTACTTCGAGCGGGAGGGCTTACTGTACTGCCGGGAGGATTACTACGGCCGGTTCGGCGATGCCTGTCAGCAGTGTATGGCCGTTATCACCGGACCCGTCATGGTCGCCGGCGAGCACAAATTCCATCCGGAGTGCTTCTGCTGCACGGCATGCGGCTCCTTCATCGGCGAGGGCGAATCGTACGCCCTTGTCGAACGTTCGAAGCTCTACTGTGGCCAGTGCTATGGCAAACGTTCCTGCCAGCCGGCGGATGCCAAGGCGCGGATCACGACGGCCGGCAAGCCGATGCACTCCATCCGGCTGGTCGAGATACCCAAGGACGCCACGCCCGGCCTGAGGGTCGACGGAGTGGCCCTCGACGATGGCTGTCCCACGGTTCGCATTACAGA cTTGTTCTGTAACTTCTTCTTGTGGCTAACCTCGATGGCGGAACAGTGCTGTGGGGCGCCCTATAG AATTGATGTGAATCTTACGAATCTGCATATTGGAGATAGGATATTGGAGGTAAACGGCACACCTGTTAGTGATTCGTCCGTGGAGCAGATCGACAAATTGATACGGAGTAATGAGAAGATGCTTCAGCTGACCGTGGAGCATGATCCGGTGCAAGTGTGCCGCTCCTGCAGTCAAGCGGACATCCAGCGGGCCATGTCGGCGTCCACGTTAATCCTGCCGCTCAGCACATCGGCCTCCAGTGTCGAGGTGGGCAGGGAGCGACTGTACAAGACACCCGGCGAACAGGGCACCAAGGCCAGGAAACTGCGACAAGTTACCAACGCCTCTACGACAATACCACCGGCAGCTGGAGCAACCGCAATGACGCAACTAAAGGAGAAGGAGCGCTGTTCCAGTCTGTCCAAGTTGCTGGATGAACAGCATCAGGCACAACAGCACTCGGCGCATCCCCAGCTCTATGATCTGTCCAGGACGCAATCCTGCCGTGTCGTCCAAAAGCCACAACGAATCTTTCGTGCTTCTGATCTGGTTATAGGAGAGAAGCTAGGCGAGGGCTTCTTTGGCAAGGTTTTTAAGGTGACCCACCGTCAGAGTGGCGAGGTGATGGTCCTCAAAGAACTGCATCGCGCGGATGAGGAGGCCCAGAGGAACTTCATCAAGGAAGTGGCCGTTCTCCGCTTGCTGGACCATCGGCATGTGCTCAAGTTCATTGGTGTTCTGTACAAGGATAAGAAACTGCACATGGTCACGGAGTACGTGGCCGGTGGTTGTCTCAAGGAGCTGATCCACGATCCAGCCCACGTACTCCCTTGGCCCCAGCGCGTCTGCTTGGCCAGGGATATTGCGTGCGGCATGAGCTATCTGCACTCGATGAACATCATCCATCGCGATTTGAATTCAATGAATTGCCTGGTGCGTGAGGATCGGTCGGTCATAGTGGCGGATTTTGGACTAGCTCGCAGTGTGGATGCGCCGCGGCTGCCAAGTGGCAATATGACACCATGCGGCTATGGATCAGGCGCTAACAGCGATGTGCCCATGTCACCGAGTGGAACTCTCAGGCGCAGCAAGAGCAGGCAGCGAAGGCAACGTTACACGGTGGTCGGGAATCCCTACTGGATGGCACCCGAGATGATGAAGGGTCTCAAATACGACGAGAAGGTGGACGTCTTCTCCTTTGGCATTATGTTGTGTGAG ATCATTGGACGCGTGGAAGCCGATCCGGATTTTATGCCCCGCAATTCGGACTTCAGTCTCAATCAGCAGGAGTTTCGCGAGAAATTCTGCGCCCAGTGCCCAGAGCCTTTCGTTAAAGTGGCCTTCGTGTGCTGTGATCTTAATCCCGATCTGCGTCCGTGTTTCGAAACTCTGCACGTTTGGCTGCTGCGTCTCGCCGATGATCTGGCCGCCGATCGTGTGCCGCCAGAGCGTCTGCTGCACGAGATTGAGACCTTTCATGAATGGTACGCCAGCTCTGAGGACGCCTTGTCACCCACCTCCCAGCGCAGCTTAAATAACCTCGATGAGTTGGTCAAGAGTGCGGTGGATTCGGAAATTTCGCCCGTcgaaaaggagaaggagaacCTTGTGATTAAGCCCCAGGACATACCGAAATCTCCGCATCTCGGCAAGGATTTCTCGCCCAGCGGCGAAAGACTGCGGGACAGTATGCGAGCCAGGCGTCGCCAGCGTTTCTTGGGCGCCCAGGAGGAGCGTCGTAATCTCACGCCCGACACGGAGTCCAAGGAAAGGGCTTTGAAGAAGGCGCTGAAGAAATGTCGTCCGTTTGGCGAAAGAGGTTACCTGGTGGATCTGCGTGCCGGTGCCGAATTGCAGCTAGAGGATGTAAGGGATCTGAACACCTATTCCGATGTGGACTCCAGTTGCGATACTAGCTTAAATTACCATGATGTAAATAATTTGCCAGCAGCGCAAGAGGATGAGAATGCGGGGAAACCGGGCAAGGCGGAACTGCTGGATGAGAGCACAAATAAGCCGAGCAACCAGGAGTCCCAGCACCATCGCCTGGCCATCGATGATATGCGCACCCGCCTGAATCAGTGCCGCAGCAAATTCGAGCATTTGGAGGAGGCTAGTCGGCGGAACTTCAACCAGTCGCAGCACTCCATGAAGAACTTCTTCAAAACCCCACCGGTGGCCCTTAAGATGTTTCAGCGCCTGGAGCACGAGGCTGCTGCCCTGAATGGTGGCAACAAttgcccaccgccaccacctcgTACGCAGCGCATCAATCAGACGCCCATTTTCGGTCGAAAGAATCCGCCAGTGGCAATCGTGGGGCAAAAGTTACAGCATGCTGAGTCTCTAGAGGATCTGGCCTCCAGCGGAGTTGCCAAACAGCTGGCCACACCAGCACCCAAACGTAGCAAAGCCACAGCAACGACGAAAGGCGGCCAGATCAGCAATAGCAGCATTGCCAATCCGCCACTTTTCCTGCCGCCCAGCCTCAACATTAGTGTCACATTAAATAGCAATGGAAATGTGACCACCACGACCAATACCACTAGTAGTTGTCCACCATCCGCATCAGACTGGCTGCCGAAGAAGCACAAGCTAACGCTGCCACTTCCGTCGGTCCAACAGCAGCGAACGAGCAGCAATCTTCGCCAGTCATTGGGCAATAGCAAAGGGAAGACACTGAAGCCACTGCCCAGTCGTACGGGCACTCAAGGCATCCCCCCAAGCAATTGCGTCTCGCCGACGAGGAGCACCAGACCCGGATCACCAAGCAAGCATCTGGCCCAGAGGCACACCGCCGCCACGGCCCAGCGACTGACAAATG CGGCCGCcacccaccagcagcagcatcagcagcaatcCTCGAAGACGACGCGTCTGAATATCCTGAGTCCGGAAAAGGTGCATCGCCTGGGCGCCCGACTCACCGATCAGAAGCAGAAAATGCGCGAGGAGGCCGCGGCGACGGCCTCGTCCGTCGGAGGAGCCGGATGTGCGGCAGGAACAGCGACGGGAAGCTTAAATGGTCATCGAACCATCGGATCCTCCGGCACGCCAAATTCGGCGGTCGGTGAACGTAGGAGGCGAGCAGCTCCACCGCCGCCAGTTCGCACGCATTTCAATACGCGTTGCTAG